From a region of the Streptomyces sp. NBC_01454 genome:
- a CDS encoding DUF4255 domain-containing protein: protein MIELVDQALESRVRQDLTWPPPGFPVTFQPPGRDGTHGETAGSEAVGIYLYDIREDLDRRQTGTVYQYDVASVGGAPCLKRAEFDPPRYTRLSYLVTAWAPDALGVHRILGELLVGFARSRAFPVPLPPELQEMELSGLLDVGHPPAEDRALTELWSAVGHTLLPALNVTVTIPLPTFVPESYTHWVTAPPVVREVLKSGPGTDEEAR from the coding sequence ATGATCGAACTGGTCGACCAGGCACTGGAGTCGCGCGTACGGCAGGACCTGACGTGGCCGCCACCGGGCTTCCCGGTCACCTTCCAGCCGCCCGGCCGTGACGGAACGCACGGTGAGACCGCCGGCTCCGAGGCGGTCGGCATCTATCTGTACGACATCCGCGAGGACCTCGACCGGCGGCAGACCGGCACCGTCTACCAGTACGACGTGGCGTCGGTCGGCGGCGCACCCTGTTTGAAGAGGGCAGAGTTCGACCCGCCGCGCTACACCCGGCTGTCGTACCTGGTCACGGCCTGGGCGCCGGACGCCCTGGGCGTCCACCGCATCCTCGGAGAACTCCTCGTCGGCTTCGCCAGGAGCCGGGCGTTCCCCGTGCCCCTGCCCCCGGAACTGCAGGAGATGGAGTTGTCCGGTCTCCTCGACGTCGGCCATCCGCCCGCCGAGGACCGAGCCCTGACGGAACTGTGGAGCGCGGTGGGCCACACCCTCCTCCCCGCCCTGAACGTGACCGTGACCATCCCCCTGCCGACCTTCGTCCCGGAGAGCTACACCCACTGGGTCACCGCGCCGCCGGTCGTCCGCGAGGTGCTCAAGTCCGGGCCGGGGACGGACGAGGAGGCACGGTGA
- a CDS encoding ATP-binding protein, translated as MTATVHPGAPAPTAADWLLARLAVVEARVRRAIALRTGEESTPAELLEPPFDPFQGLYISDDTATHLLDTPAVPLPPATADDTLATALRTREDAAAAAGAAPPLRRLAEEFGLDALALDIVVLALAPDVDARFERCYGYLNDDITCRHATTGLALALCGVPSASATAHRVFAADAPLRAGGLVEIPDVSRPYLTRALRVPDRVTAHLLGDAPLPPGPHHLPALPEPGQAWGEGPVSEAVRHLTRLLAHRHPVHLRDSPDGTAGPVAEAALRACGRPALRLDLADLAHEADPAGSVRAALLEARLRGHGLIVGSVDSPDTRHVHDLLAPLDGAPVPLVLTGRQPWDARWTAVRPLLADCPPLTGPERTALWRLELGAQAGTVTDEAVAAGARYRLGPRRIRAVAAAAGRQAAAHGTPVDAAAVRDAARSWNGAALDRFARPVRPAVGWDDLVLPERTQEQLRGLTRRVRHRDRVLGEWRMRPGGGRGRGVTALFSGGSGTGKTLAAEVVAADLGLDLYVVDLAAVVDKYIGETEKHLERIFTEADAVDALLLFDEADAVFGKRTATQDAHDRYANTGTSYLLQRLESFAGLALLTTNMHANIDSAFLRRLDLVVHFPAPDEARRQALWDRCLGPAVPRADDVDRAGLAALAAAVDLSGGAIRCCVITAAYRAADEDRPLAMADLLTAVREEYAKLGRYVDESRFPTGGRLPGTAAADRARLSP; from the coding sequence GTGACCGCAACCGTGCACCCCGGAGCACCCGCCCCCACGGCCGCGGACTGGCTCCTCGCCCGGCTGGCCGTCGTCGAGGCCCGGGTGCGGCGCGCGATCGCTCTCCGCACGGGCGAGGAGTCCACACCGGCAGAGCTCCTGGAGCCGCCCTTCGACCCGTTCCAAGGGCTCTACATCTCCGACGACACAGCCACGCACCTCCTGGACACACCGGCCGTGCCCCTGCCCCCCGCCACCGCGGACGACACCCTTGCCACCGCTCTGCGCACCCGGGAGGACGCGGCAGCGGCGGCCGGGGCCGCACCGCCCCTGCGCCGCCTCGCCGAGGAGTTCGGGCTGGACGCGCTCGCCCTCGACATCGTGGTGCTCGCGCTCGCCCCCGACGTCGACGCCCGGTTCGAGCGCTGCTACGGCTACCTCAACGACGACATCACCTGCCGCCACGCCACCACCGGCCTGGCGCTCGCCCTTTGTGGCGTCCCGAGCGCCTCGGCGACCGCCCACCGGGTCTTCGCGGCCGACGCGCCCCTGCGCGCCGGTGGCCTCGTGGAGATCCCCGACGTCTCCCGCCCCTATCTGACCCGGGCCCTGCGTGTCCCCGACCGGGTCACCGCACATCTGCTGGGCGATGCCCCCCTTCCGCCCGGTCCGCATCACCTGCCGGCCCTGCCGGAACCCGGCCAGGCATGGGGCGAAGGCCCCGTGTCCGAAGCCGTGCGGCACCTGACCCGGCTACTCGCCCACCGCCACCCGGTGCACCTGCGCGACAGCCCGGACGGTACGGCGGGACCCGTCGCGGAGGCGGCGCTGCGCGCGTGCGGACGCCCCGCGCTCCGTCTGGACCTCGCGGACCTGGCCCACGAGGCGGACCCGGCGGGGTCCGTTCGCGCGGCGCTCCTCGAAGCGCGGCTGCGCGGCCACGGGCTGATCGTCGGCTCCGTCGACTCCCCCGACACGCGGCACGTACACGACCTGCTCGCCCCGCTCGACGGCGCACCGGTCCCGCTGGTCCTCACCGGACGGCAGCCCTGGGACGCCCGTTGGACGGCCGTTCGCCCGCTGCTCGCCGATTGCCCGCCCCTGACGGGACCGGAACGCACGGCACTGTGGCGCCTCGAGCTCGGCGCCCAGGCCGGCACCGTCACCGACGAGGCGGTCGCCGCCGGCGCCCGGTACCGGCTCGGCCCCCGCCGGATCCGCGCCGTGGCCGCCGCGGCGGGCCGGCAGGCCGCCGCGCACGGCACCCCCGTCGACGCGGCCGCGGTCCGGGACGCGGCCCGCTCCTGGAACGGCGCCGCGCTCGACCGCTTCGCCCGGCCCGTACGCCCGGCTGTCGGCTGGGACGATCTGGTGCTGCCCGAGCGGACACAGGAGCAACTGCGGGGTCTCACCCGGCGCGTACGCCATCGTGACCGGGTCCTGGGAGAGTGGCGGATGCGGCCGGGAGGGGGGCGCGGACGTGGCGTCACCGCCCTGTTCAGCGGCGGCTCCGGGACCGGAAAGACCCTGGCCGCGGAGGTCGTGGCCGCCGATCTCGGCCTCGACCTGTACGTCGTCGACCTCGCCGCAGTGGTCGACAAGTACATCGGCGAGACCGAGAAACACCTGGAACGGATCTTCACCGAGGCCGACGCCGTCGACGCCCTCCTCCTCTTCGACGAGGCGGATGCCGTCTTCGGCAAGCGCACGGCCACCCAGGACGCCCACGACCGCTACGCCAACACCGGCACGTCCTACCTCCTCCAGCGCCTGGAGTCCTTTGCCGGCCTGGCCCTGCTCACCACCAACATGCATGCCAACATCGACTCGGCGTTCCTGCGCCGTCTCGACCTCGTCGTCCACTTCCCCGCGCCCGACGAAGCCCGGCGCCAGGCCCTGTGGGACCGCTGTCTGGGACCCGCCGTGCCCCGGGCCGACGACGTCGACCGGGCCGGCCTCGCGGCCCTCGCCGCGGCCGTCGACCTGTCCGGCGGCGCGATCCGCTGCTGCGTCATCACCGCCGCCTACCGGGCCGCCGACGAGGACCGTCCGCTCGCCATGGCGGATCTGCTGACGGCCGTCCGCGAGGAGTACGCCAAACTCGGCCGCTATGTGGACGAGTCCCGCTTCCCGACCGGGGGCCGGCTGCCCGGGACGGCTGCCGCGGACCGAGCGCGCCTGAGCCCTTGA
- a CDS encoding phage tail sheath family protein: MTTKPPGVYVTEKSSGVRMIVGVGTSTPAFLGYTTTPTGPAGETTTPPFRPDERTIPQPIRGWQEFADRYSIPALGTELAALLKKKPQVAEDLKRVQVLQRCFTLAEAVYGFFANGGTSCYVVGFLNPEAAVTESGLGGDPEARTGLGGLATVPEVAMVAVPSLWDMTVAATDTEHSPEPNLPMGKTLIGKVLAHCADQRNRLAVVDAPPGQLVGPLKGFVDTLVSPDEDAAAFMALYYPWVKVPGVDGVPRTVPPSGHLAGVWARTDAERGVFKAPANQSLRGVLDLPTLLTDDQNGELNEKGVNCLRVFPGRGLLVWGARTRSSSRDWRYLNVRRLVSFLSDSIRQSSTWAVFEPNDDRLWGTLRHAVSSFLTDQWRQGALLGRTPDEAFYVICDRTNNTSATIDAGQVICDIGIAPVRPAEFVQFTITQIAGQPGTSS, translated from the coding sequence ATGACCACAAAGCCTCCGGGTGTCTACGTCACGGAGAAGTCCAGCGGCGTGCGCATGATCGTCGGAGTGGGCACCTCCACCCCGGCCTTCCTCGGATACACCACCACACCGACCGGGCCTGCCGGTGAGACGACGACCCCTCCGTTCAGACCGGACGAACGGACGATCCCGCAGCCGATCCGCGGGTGGCAGGAGTTCGCCGACCGGTACAGCATTCCAGCGCTGGGGACGGAGCTGGCGGCCCTCCTGAAGAAGAAACCGCAGGTGGCCGAGGACCTGAAGAGGGTCCAGGTGCTCCAGCGCTGCTTCACCCTTGCCGAGGCGGTCTATGGGTTCTTCGCCAACGGCGGCACGTCCTGCTACGTCGTCGGCTTCCTGAACCCGGAGGCGGCCGTGACGGAATCCGGCCTCGGCGGAGACCCGGAGGCGCGCACGGGCCTCGGCGGCCTGGCGACGGTGCCGGAAGTGGCCATGGTCGCGGTGCCCAGCCTCTGGGACATGACCGTCGCGGCCACCGACACCGAACACTCGCCAGAGCCGAATTTGCCGATGGGAAAGACACTCATCGGCAAGGTCCTTGCCCACTGCGCCGACCAGCGCAACCGTCTCGCAGTGGTCGACGCTCCTCCCGGCCAACTCGTCGGACCGCTCAAGGGGTTCGTCGACACGCTTGTCTCGCCGGACGAGGACGCCGCGGCGTTCATGGCGCTGTACTACCCGTGGGTCAAGGTGCCCGGTGTGGACGGTGTTCCGCGTACGGTGCCGCCCTCCGGCCATCTGGCCGGTGTGTGGGCCCGTACGGACGCCGAGCGCGGCGTGTTCAAGGCCCCCGCCAACCAGAGCCTGCGCGGCGTGCTCGACCTCCCCACCCTGCTGACCGATGACCAGAACGGGGAACTCAACGAGAAGGGGGTCAACTGTCTCCGCGTCTTCCCCGGCCGGGGGCTGTTGGTGTGGGGTGCCCGGACGCGTTCCAGTAGTCGTGACTGGCGTTATCTCAATGTGCGGCGGTTGGTGTCGTTCCTGTCCGACTCCATCCGCCAGTCCTCCACCTGGGCCGTCTTCGAGCCCAACGACGACCGTCTCTGGGGCACCCTTCGGCATGCGGTCAGCAGTTTCCTGACCGATCAGTGGCGTCAGGGTGCGCTGCTGGGTCGTACGCCCGACGAGGCGTTCTACGTGATCTGTGACCGTACGAACAACACCTCGGCGACGATCGACGCCGGTCAGGTGATCTGCGACATCGGTATCGCGCCCGTGCGCCCCGCCGAGTTCGTCCAGTTCACCATCACCCAGATCGCCGGCCAGCCCGGTACGAGCAGCTGA
- a CDS encoding phage tail protein gives MLTGDTFSSSTFAIELGKFQVETVQDVSGLTLEQDVVETRQVSSTGELIVRKQPGARRTGEITVTRGMDKSTAFTDWIKATLVNADLDSARQNITIALKDAQKQTVRRIHLTNAWASRWEGPQLGATNSANATEQVTITYEDITVE, from the coding sequence GTGTTGACCGGTGACACCTTCAGCAGCAGCACCTTCGCCATCGAACTCGGTAAGTTCCAGGTCGAGACCGTCCAGGACGTATCCGGCCTGACACTGGAACAGGACGTCGTCGAAACCCGGCAGGTGTCCTCGACCGGCGAGCTGATCGTGCGCAAACAGCCGGGCGCGCGCAGGACCGGCGAGATCACCGTCACCCGCGGCATGGACAAGAGCACCGCGTTCACCGACTGGATCAAGGCCACCCTGGTCAACGCCGACCTCGACAGCGCCCGGCAGAACATCACCATTGCCCTGAAGGACGCGCAGAAGCAGACCGTCCGCCGCATCCACCTCACCAACGCCTGGGCATCCCGCTGGGAGGGTCCCCAACTCGGCGCGACCAACTCCGCGAACGCGACGGAACAGGTGACGATCACCTACGAGGACATCACCGTCGAATAA
- a CDS encoding phage tail sheath family protein, translating into MGTSTPAFLGYTVRGPQKSTPPVRVGSWSEFVDTFHFRSPMGAEGVGRELARLPGAIAEGTAELERLGTDLAEKATTGESPVLTEQEITVLALVQAADWAGEAVAEEDRKAAEAAAKKVVEALPGPYGLWVAAGNDVAGLERREGELTVIAGYFVESGRYQLPEVVYGFFANGGTACYVLRLDPDQPLSDEVDGHPDARTGLAGLKTVPDVTMVAVPDVWHEETPAEVRPVIMRKVVGHCATMRNRLALLEPPPDTTPAEVPAFLEKLDGPDEDAAAFTALYYPWVTVPGVDGTPRTVVPSGHLAGVWARTDAERGVFKAPANQSLRGVLSLPTPLTDQRHGELNEKGVNCLRVFPGRGLLVWGARTRSSSRDWRYLNVRRLVSFLSDSIRQSSTWAVFEPNDDRLWGTLRHAVSSFLTDQWRQGALLGRTPDEAFYVICDRTNNTSATIDAGQVICDIGIAPVRPAEFVQFTITQIAGQPGTDN; encoded by the coding sequence GTGGGGACGTCCACCCCCGCATTTCTCGGCTACACCGTGCGCGGCCCACAGAAGTCCACGCCGCCGGTACGGGTCGGCAGTTGGTCGGAGTTCGTGGACACGTTCCACTTCCGCTCCCCGATGGGTGCGGAGGGGGTGGGGCGGGAGCTGGCGAGGCTGCCCGGGGCCATCGCGGAGGGCACTGCGGAGCTTGAGCGTCTGGGAACGGATCTCGCCGAGAAGGCCACCACGGGCGAGTCCCCTGTCCTCACCGAGCAGGAAATCACCGTCCTCGCCTTGGTGCAGGCTGCCGACTGGGCCGGGGAAGCCGTCGCGGAGGAGGACAGGAAGGCGGCGGAGGCCGCGGCGAAGAAGGTGGTGGAAGCCCTTCCCGGGCCGTACGGGCTCTGGGTCGCGGCCGGGAACGACGTGGCCGGCCTCGAGCGGCGTGAGGGGGAGCTGACCGTCATCGCCGGATACTTCGTTGAGTCCGGAAGGTACCAACTGCCCGAAGTGGTCTACGGGTTCTTCGCCAACGGAGGAACAGCCTGCTACGTCCTCCGGCTCGACCCCGACCAGCCCCTCTCGGACGAGGTCGACGGACACCCCGACGCACGCACGGGTCTGGCCGGACTCAAGACGGTGCCGGACGTGACCATGGTTGCCGTCCCGGACGTATGGCATGAGGAGACCCCTGCGGAGGTCCGCCCCGTCATCATGCGCAAGGTGGTCGGCCACTGCGCGACCATGCGCAACCGGCTCGCCCTCCTCGAGCCGCCACCCGACACGACACCTGCCGAAGTGCCGGCGTTCCTCGAGAAGTTGGACGGCCCGGATGAAGACGCCGCGGCGTTCACGGCGCTGTACTACCCCTGGGTCACGGTGCCCGGCGTGGACGGCACCCCGCGCACCGTCGTCCCGTCCGGCCATCTGGCCGGTGTGTGGGCCCGTACGGACGCCGAGCGCGGCGTGTTCAAGGCCCCCGCCAACCAGAGCCTGCGCGGCGTGCTGTCCCTCCCCACGCCGCTCACCGACCAACGGCACGGCGAGCTGAACGAGAAGGGGGTCAACTGTCTCCGCGTCTTCCCCGGCCGGGGGCTGTTGGTGTGGGGTGCCCGGACGCGCTCAAGTAGTCGTGACTGGCGTTATCTCAATGTGCGGCGGCTGGTGTCGTTCCTGTCCGACTCCATCCGCCAGTCCTCCACCTGGGCCGTCTTCGAGCCCAACGACGACCGTCTCTGGGGCACCCTTCGGCATGCGGTCAGCAGTTTCCTGACCGATCAGTGGCGTCAGGGTGCGCTGCTGGGTCGTACGCCCGACGAGGCGTTCTACGTGATCTGTGACCGTACGAACAACACCTCGGCGACGATCGACGCCGGTCAGGTGATCTGCGACATCGGTATCGCGCCCGTGCGCCCCGCCGAGTTCGTCCAGTTCACCATCACCCAGATCGCCGGCCAGCCCGGTACCGACAACTGA
- a CDS encoding NAD(P)/FAD-dependent oxidoreductase translates to MDHIVLVGASAAGLTAADALRLEGFTGTLTMVGEELCPPYDRPPLSKHVLAGTLEPHKTTLRQDADLQRLRMDLKLGRRATHLDPAARTVTLADGDRLDFDGLIIATGLRPRRLPFGRDLAGVHVLRTLDEALTLRAQLLAGPRVVVIGAGFLGTEIAATTRSLGLDVTLVGIEPTPLAGQLGTQVGGLVADMHQENGVRLCMGRSVTDLLGAGGRVSAVVLDDDTLLPADVVVVAIGSVPAVDWLADSGLPLGDGVLCDSTCQVAPGIYAAGDVANWPHPLTGERTRLEQRTNATQQALTAARNLLAGPGGAKPYAPIPFGWTDQYDAKIQFHGWCPADARIEYVDGDPQARKFVALYHAGGRVVGALGWNSARTLRAYHGRLAAPIAA, encoded by the coding sequence ATGGACCACATCGTCCTGGTGGGCGCGTCGGCCGCGGGCCTGACCGCGGCCGACGCCCTGCGGCTCGAAGGCTTCACCGGCACCCTGACCATGGTCGGCGAGGAACTGTGTCCGCCGTACGACCGCCCACCGCTGTCGAAGCATGTCCTGGCCGGCACGCTGGAACCGCACAAAACCACCCTGCGACAGGACGCCGACCTTCAACGGCTGCGGATGGACCTGAAACTGGGCCGCCGCGCCACCCACCTGGATCCGGCGGCGCGTACCGTCACACTGGCCGACGGGGACCGGCTGGACTTCGACGGCCTGATCATCGCCACCGGACTGCGCCCCCGCCGGCTGCCCTTCGGCCGCGACCTGGCCGGTGTGCACGTGCTGCGCACCCTCGACGAAGCGCTGACGCTACGCGCACAGTTGCTGGCCGGACCACGCGTCGTCGTCATCGGCGCCGGATTCCTCGGCACCGAAATCGCCGCCACCACCCGCAGCCTCGGCCTGGACGTCACACTCGTCGGCATCGAACCCACCCCACTGGCCGGGCAACTAGGCACCCAGGTGGGCGGTCTGGTGGCCGATATGCACCAGGAAAACGGGGTCCGCCTGTGCATGGGCCGCAGCGTCACCGACCTGCTCGGTGCGGGCGGCCGGGTCAGCGCGGTGGTACTCGACGACGACACCCTGCTCCCCGCCGACGTGGTCGTGGTCGCCATCGGCTCGGTACCGGCCGTCGACTGGCTGGCCGACTCCGGGCTCCCGCTGGGTGACGGGGTGCTGTGCGACAGCACCTGCCAGGTCGCGCCCGGGATCTACGCGGCAGGGGACGTCGCCAACTGGCCCCACCCCCTCACCGGCGAACGCACCCGCCTGGAACAACGCACCAACGCCACCCAACAAGCCCTCACCGCCGCCAGAAACCTCCTCGCCGGACCCGGCGGCGCGAAACCCTATGCACCGATCCCGTTCGGGTGGACCGACCAATACGACGCCAAGATCCAGTTCCATGGCTGGTGCCCGGCCGATGCCCGCATCGAATACGTCGACGGCGACCCACAGGCACGCAAGTTCGTTGCGCTCTACCACGCCGGCGGCCGCGTCGTAGGCGCTCTCGGCTGGAACAGCGCCCGTACCCTGCGCGCCTACCACGGCCGGCTCGCCGCGCCCATCGCCGCCTGA
- a CDS encoding ferredoxin: MKVIIDENKCVGAGQCVLAAADVFDQRDEDGIVVLLNPLPPDDLGAQVEDAALRCPALAIEVVK, from the coding sequence ATGAAGGTCATCATTGACGAGAACAAGTGCGTCGGCGCAGGACAGTGCGTGCTGGCCGCCGCCGACGTCTTCGACCAACGCGACGAGGACGGCATCGTCGTACTGCTCAACCCCCTCCCGCCGGACGACCTCGGCGCCCAGGTCGAGGACGCCGCCCTCCGCTGTCCCGCGCTGGCCATCGAGGTGGTGAAGTAG
- a CDS encoding cytochrome P450 translates to MTATQPTTRTQPTVRTCPFDLPEEYRTLREQDPIIQGTLPDGVPGWLITRYEDVRAVLADPRFGASRPRMVGGDADGATPAPPPGTFIFLDPPEHTRFRRLLTGRFTVRRMQQLTPAVEEIVAERLDDMARAESPVDLVQAFALPVPSLVICELLGVPYADREEFQRNSATMISLTASPEAFQEAREAMRQHIHRLVLAKRADPTDDILSELVQTGELTDEELAGVGSLLLLAGHETTANMIALGTMCLLRNPEQVAALRADPTLMDGAVEELLRYLTIVQFGLRRVAREDVELHGHRIKTGSVVVAALSSGNRDSTQFADAPDQLEVGRKYSPHLAFGHGIHQCLGQQLARVEMKAALGALFKRFPTLRLAVPEEDVPMRHDMLVYGVHELPVTW, encoded by the coding sequence ATGACCGCGACACAGCCCACCACCAGGACACAGCCCACGGTACGGACCTGCCCCTTCGACCTGCCGGAGGAGTACCGCACGCTGCGTGAGCAGGACCCGATCATCCAAGGGACCCTCCCCGACGGCGTGCCGGGCTGGCTGATCACCCGGTACGAAGACGTCAGGGCGGTGCTTGCCGATCCGCGGTTCGGCGCCAGCCGCCCCCGGATGGTGGGCGGTGACGCGGACGGCGCCACACCGGCACCGCCCCCGGGGACGTTCATCTTCCTGGACCCGCCGGAGCACACCCGGTTCCGGCGGCTGCTCACCGGCCGGTTCACCGTGCGCCGGATGCAGCAACTGACCCCGGCGGTGGAAGAGATCGTCGCCGAGCGGCTGGATGACATGGCCCGCGCCGAGTCCCCGGTCGACCTCGTCCAGGCCTTCGCACTGCCGGTTCCCTCACTGGTGATCTGCGAGCTGCTCGGGGTGCCCTACGCCGACCGTGAGGAGTTCCAGCGGAACTCGGCCACGATGATCAGTCTCACCGCAAGCCCCGAGGCGTTCCAGGAGGCCCGGGAGGCAATGCGGCAGCACATCCACCGCCTGGTGCTCGCCAAGCGCGCCGATCCCACCGACGACATCCTCAGCGAGCTCGTCCAGACCGGCGAGCTCACCGACGAGGAACTGGCCGGCGTGGGATCGCTGCTGCTGCTCGCCGGGCACGAGACGACCGCGAACATGATCGCGCTGGGCACCATGTGCCTGCTGCGCAACCCCGAGCAGGTGGCGGCGCTCCGCGCCGACCCGACGCTGATGGACGGTGCCGTCGAGGAACTGCTGCGCTACCTGACCATCGTTCAGTTCGGCCTGCGCCGCGTGGCGCGGGAGGACGTGGAACTGCACGGGCACCGGATCAAGACCGGCTCCGTGGTGGTTGCCGCCCTGTCCTCGGGAAACCGGGACTCGACGCAGTTTGCCGACGCCCCCGACCAGTTGGAGGTGGGCAGGAAGTACAGCCCGCACCTCGCCTTCGGCCACGGTATCCACCAGTGCCTCGGGCAGCAGCTCGCCCGGGTGGAGATGAAGGCGGCGCTGGGCGCCCTGTTCAAGCGGTTCCCCACCCTGCGGCTCGCGGTGCCGGAGGAGGACGTGCCGATGCGCCACGACATGCTCGTCTACGGCGTCCACGAGCTGCCGGTGACCTGGTAG
- a CDS encoding DUF3159 domain-containing protein → MDRAVHPEAGSEDAAQAAVRSRLRSGMIDVAPFFGFTLSLAATHRVAVALTVALTVGAGACVVRLVRREPVRRTLGVLGLLCVGGALAATTGQATSFFLPSLVVHCVMAVATPVLLLLGWPPMGLAVGLITGEKTRWRRCPVRRRAFTRGNLAILAGNYATLAIQLPLFLSGQAVALGTVEVFSPIVLAIGTLLGWRIYRRVVGTHRCADSRLNTATPPTLERTAS, encoded by the coding sequence GTGGACCGCGCAGTACACCCTGAAGCCGGCAGTGAGGACGCGGCCCAGGCCGCCGTCCGCAGCCGGCTGCGCAGCGGAATGATCGACGTCGCGCCCTTCTTCGGCTTCACCCTGAGCCTGGCCGCCACCCATCGTGTTGCCGTTGCGTTGACGGTCGCTCTGACGGTCGGGGCCGGGGCCTGCGTCGTGCGGCTGGTGCGCAGAGAACCTGTGCGGCGCACGCTCGGAGTGCTCGGCCTCCTCTGCGTCGGCGGTGCTCTGGCCGCAACCACCGGGCAGGCCACCTCCTTCTTCCTCCCGAGCCTGGTGGTCCACTGCGTGATGGCCGTGGCGACTCCGGTGCTGCTGCTCCTCGGATGGCCCCCGATGGGCCTGGCGGTGGGCCTGATCACCGGTGAGAAGACCCGATGGCGCCGTTGCCCGGTGCGCCGACGGGCTTTCACCAGGGGCAACTTGGCCATCCTCGCCGGGAATTACGCGACGTTGGCCATCCAGCTCCCGCTGTTCCTGTCCGGCCAGGCCGTCGCTCTCGGCACGGTCGAAGTCTTCAGCCCGATCGTTCTCGCGATCGGCACCCTGCTGGGCTGGCGCATCTACCGACGCGTCGTCGGCACGCACCGCTGCGCCGACAGCCGCCTGAACACCGCTACACCCCCTACCTTGGAAAGGACTGCTTCATGA
- a CDS encoding response regulator transcription factor, which produces MHSASPANGLSLPRGTGQRLLVVDDDQRMAELLETTLSLAGYEVTTADRGVAALRAYDAVSPELLVLDVMLPDMDGFAVCRRLVGNGARLPVLFLTARDAVEDRVTGFAMGADDYLTKPFSVPELLARVHALLRRAGTTAETSPVLGFADLTVDERSRRVRRAGRLIALSPTEYKLLRYLLVNAEYVVSKEQIMDHVWQHHFSDGVVEKLVSRLRAKVDAQAPPLIQTVRGFGYSLRLPGDG; this is translated from the coding sequence ATGCACTCCGCCTCACCGGCCAACGGACTGTCACTGCCCCGGGGCACCGGGCAGCGACTGCTCGTCGTGGACGACGACCAGCGGATGGCAGAGCTGCTGGAGACGACGCTGAGCCTGGCGGGGTACGAGGTGACGACTGCGGACCGCGGCGTCGCAGCCCTGCGCGCCTACGACGCGGTCTCCCCGGAACTGCTGGTCCTGGACGTGATGTTGCCCGACATGGACGGGTTCGCGGTATGCCGGAGACTCGTCGGGAACGGGGCCCGGCTGCCGGTGTTGTTCCTGACCGCGCGGGACGCGGTGGAGGACCGGGTGACCGGCTTCGCCATGGGTGCCGACGACTACCTCACCAAGCCGTTCAGCGTTCCCGAACTGCTGGCCAGGGTGCACGCCTTGCTGCGCAGAGCCGGCACCACCGCAGAGACCAGCCCCGTACTCGGCTTCGCGGACCTGACCGTGGACGAACGCAGCCGGCGGGTCCGCCGCGCCGGCCGCCTGATCGCACTGTCGCCGACCGAGTACAAGCTTCTGCGGTACTTGCTGGTCAACGCCGAGTACGTGGTCTCGAAGGAGCAGATCATGGACCACGTCTGGCAGCACCACTTCAGCGACGGTGTCGTCGAGAAGCTGGTCTCCCGGCTCCGGGCGAAGGTGGACGCACAGGCGCCGCCCCTGATCCAGACGGTGCGCGGATTCGGCTACAGCCTTCGGCTCCCCGGAGACGGGTGA